The Montipora foliosa isolate CH-2021 chromosome 1, ASM3666993v2, whole genome shotgun sequence DNA segment tttctattttcgtTTGCACCTATTTGAATTTCATCACTGATTTCATTCATAAACTTAGAAAAAGTTTGTATTTGATCATGCCAAAGATTTTCAAACACGCGGAATGAATGGGATGAATAATCGTTATCAGTCTTTATGAACAGTAAAACATTTACCTCTCTTGAACAGCTTGATTAGTTCTTCTTGCTGTTCTTTGCTGTCTATGAACTTTTGTAGTCGCAGCCATGTTCCACGGCCATGTGCTTTTGGCATTTGCTGCGGTGGCTTCGTCAGATAATCAGAAAAAGTGCCCTGCGAGCGATTTAGAATCTCCTTAGCAAAAAACCTTTGCGGAATTCCCTCGTTGCGAAGAAATGTCGAGATCATCGTTGCGATTTGCTGCGGTTGAGCTTGATCTTGTCCCTCGGTGGTGCCCTGAGCCGCCGCTTGAGTCTGTTCAGTTACTTGTTCATCAATGAGTAGTCTTCCACCTTTATGAATTACAAACTCTTCCAACTCGGTCAGAGCTGTTGATGGGATTATTACTGAAACTTCGGTGGGGATTTCCTCGGCCATTTCTTTCTTCTCGTACACCAGATAGAACACAGACCAGAATTCACAATCGAAACAAAAACAGTCTGGTGGACAAGTGCGAACAAGTGTCAGTTGATGATAAATATTCCCGCCTCCGAGGCGTAACTGAGCCCCCCCACGGTGTTCGTCCCTGAAGTTGGTTATCAACATGACGAGTTTGCTCGCGGGATTACTTTCGATTTGCTGTCGAGCTCTCCCGCTAGTTTTTGAATGGATAAATAATTGGGCAGTTCTTCGAGTGCCTCAACGAAGCTTCAACGAAGATGTAAAAAAGTGGTAATTGTTCCCCAGACTGAACATAGTATAAGATGTAAAACGACAACGAACTCCTTTGGAGGCCGGGGAGGGGATACTCAACGTAAGTTTGAATAGAGAAGTGCCGACTAGGCCCTGACTCTTTGTATGACCAAACTTTGCTACTTCCCTACCCTGATTGCTAAAACAGACAAGAATATTTACCAGGTAcgtgtttattttatttctgaCAGTGTTTTCTATGAGTAACAAAATTTCAATCTGTTTGCTGCTGTTTGTCACACTAAGGTAATACACTGATGACGACATTCTTTGGAAGAAAGTCCCCATCGAGTCATAAAGCCTTTCGTTCCTCTGTGAATGACCAAAGAGTGAACACCTTACGAACTGAAAAAGCCAAGAAATCCAAGGAGATGGTTTCGTTGgtagaaaaagaaaaggtaaTGCTGctgataaatatattttttattattgacATTTTAAGGATTGAGTTGATATAACCTCCATAATTTGTATTTATATccttattttaaaatgaactttaCTGACAACACataaaatttacatgaaattaGAAACAACCttatagaaaaaaaagaaacagataGTTGAGGAAATTACAATATAGTACTTACAAGACAATGATATATAAAAATTTTCCCCTTTTATTTGCTAGATTGTCGCAGATATGCGGAAAGAAATGGATATCGCATTTGGGAATAGGTTGGGAGAGATGGTAACTGAAAAGGAATCGTCTTTATCGGAAGCAAAAGAAATGTCAAAGCCTAATATACACGTCGAAGAGATCGTATCCGATACGAAATTAGCATACGTACAGCGCCTTTCTGCTTCAAAAGAAGAAGTTGCAAAATCCCTGCTTTCGGTGGAGGTGGCCAAAGTACGAGAAATTGTGAGTTAAATAAGGAAATATCACACCTGTTGTTGCAAAGGAAAGCGGATCTGCGCAACCAAAAACATGATGTGTTTCAAATAGTGGAGTGTTTTGTTGGTTCATCTGGTGCCACTTCTAGAATGACAAAAATGGCTATCACCTCGTTAGTTCGAGATATGACGGAGCGATACGCTTTTTCAGAAATGTATAGGGACAAAATTGCAC contains these protein-coding regions:
- the LOC137970284 gene encoding hepatocyte nuclear factor 6-like; protein product: MAEEIPTEVSVIIPSTALTELEEFVIHKGGRLLIDEQVTEQTQAAAQGTTEGQDQAQPQQIATMISTFLRNEGIPQRFFAKEILNRSQGTFSDYLTKPPQQMPKAHGRGTWLRLQKFIDSKEQQEELIKLFKRGSKLKRGNEDTAMTATAAASETDEIKETRSTARTRFSDLQLSTLDTVFVSSKGIPEQSVMQRTAKALKLDDKQVSVWFNNQRRREKQGAYRPGQFGGVDAGNKDAGGDDAPQKQ